The Mycobacteriales bacterium region GGCGTACCCCGTGCACTCGCGGCGATCCACGAGGTCGTGCGCGACGGCAACCGCGCGCTGGCGGCCGGCGAGAAGGATGCGGTGCGGGGCGCGGTGACCTCGGTCCGGGCGATGCTCGACGTGCTCGGTCTCGATCCGCGCGACCCGCGATGGGGTGGCGGTGCGGACGCCGACCTGACCGGTGTGATCGACGGGCTGGTCCGGCTGGCGCTCGAGGCGCGGCAGGCTGCGCGGGCCCGCAAGGACTACGCCGCGGCCGATGCGATCCGCGACCAGTTGACCGCCGCCGGCGTGGTGGTCGAGGACACTCCGCACGGACCCCGGTGGAGTCTGCGTCAGTGATCAGGCTCGTCGCGGACGGATTGGTTCGACATGGCAGGTAACTCGCGACGGCGCGGCGCGCGCCGGGCTCCGGGCAGCAAGAAGGGCGCCGTCGCCGGTTCCGGCGGGCAAGGGCGCAAGCGGCTGCACGGTAAGGGGCCGACGCCTCCCGCCGAGGAGCGACCGGGCCACCCGGCACAGCGCCGCGCCAAGGCCGCCGGCGCCGGCGGCGGACAGCGCGTCAAGGACGGTCCGGAGCTCCTGGTCGGGCGCAATCCGGTGGTCGAGGCGCTGCGGGCGCGGGTGCCTGCGACCGCGCTGTACGTCGCACTCGGCGTCGAGGTCGACGAGCGTGTCGCCGAGGCGGTACGACGGGCCGGCGACCGGGGGGTGCCGATCCTCGAGGTGAGCCGGCCGGAGCTCGACCGGCTGACCGGTGGTGTCCTGCACCAGGGCATCGGTCTGCAGGTGCCCCCGTTCGACTACGCGCACCCTGACGACCTACTCGCCCGGGCACAGCAGGCGGTCGAGCCGGCGCTGCTGGTGGCACTCGACGGGGTGACCGATCCCCGCAACCTGGGTGCGGTGGTGCGCTCGGCGGCCGCGTTCGGTGCCCACGGCGTCGTGATCCCCGAGCGCCGGGCGGCCGGGATGACCGCGACCGCGTGGCGGACCAGCGCGGGAGCGGCCGCGCGGCTGCCGGTGGCCCGGGCCACCAACCTGGCCCGTGCCCTGTCGGGCTTCGCCAAGGCCGGGGTGCTCCTGGTCGGGTTGGCTGCCGACGGCGAGACCAGCCTTGACGGGCTCGACGCCGCGGTCGACCCGATCTGCCTGGTCGTGGGCTCCGAGGGCCGGGGACTGTCCCGGCTCGTCGGTGAGACGTGTGATCTGCGCGTGTCGATCCCGATCGCGTCGGGAACGGAGTCGCTCAACGCCGGCGTCGCGGCCTCGGTCGGGCTGGCCGAGGTCGCCCGCCGCCGTAGGGCCGGATAGCCCTGCAGATTGTCGGTCCCCTGCGCCACACTCACCTCGTTGACCAGACGTCGAGGGGGTAGGCAATGTCCGAGCGTTCGAGTTATGTCGCCGGGACACCGAGCTGGGTGGATGAGACGGTGCCGGATCTGGAGGCTGCGAAGGCCTTCTACAGCGGGTTGTTCGGCTGGGAGTGCGAAACCGGCCCGGAGGAGTTCGGCTTTTACACGCTGTGCCGCAAGGGCGGTCGCAACGTCGCGGGGCTGATGCCGGAGATGCCGGATTCCAGCGCGCCTCCCATGTGGAACACCTATCTCGCCACCGACGACGCGGACGCGACCGCGGCCGCGGCGAAGGCCGGTGGCGCGACAGTCGTCGCCGAGCCGATGGACGTGGGGGAGCAAGGGCGGATGTTCTTCGCGCTCGATCCGACCGGAGCCGGCATCGGATTCTGGCAGGCCCGCCAGCACACCGGTGCGCAGCGGGTGAATGAGCCGGGCGCGCTGTCTTGGAACGAGTTGCTCACCCGCGACACCGCGGCGGCGGAGACTTTCTACCGCTCACTGTTCCCGTACGAGTTCGAGCCGATGGGTGACGGCGAGGGCGGCTTCGACTATTCCGTGCTCAAGCTCGGCGACTCCATGGTCGGGGGCCGGATGCCGATGCCGGAGATGGTGCCGGCGGAGGTGCCGTCCTACTGGCTGCCCTACTTCGGTGTCGAGGACACCGATGCGTCGCTCGCGTGGGCCGTCGAGCACGGCGCGTCCGTGCAGCGGCCGGCCGCGGACTCGCCGTACGGGCGGATGGCCGTGCTCAGCGACCCGTTCGGGGCGTCGTTCGCGATCATCTCGATGGCAGCCGACGGCGGCCAGTCGTCCTAGACCGGGCACAAAGACGGATCGGGCCCGACCTTGACGGTCGGGCCCGATCCGGTGCGATGAACCGAGGTTGTCGGCGGCGTTAGTTCAGACGCTCGCCGGACTCGGGGTTGAACACGTGCAGCTCCTCGTCGCCGACGGCGAGGCGCACCGTCGAGCCCATCTGCGGCGGCACCCGGCCGTCGACCCGCACCACGAACTTCTCCTCGTCACCGAGGTCGGTGGTGCCGTAGAGGTAGGCGTCGGCCCCGAGCTCCTCCACGAGATCGACCTTCAGCGGCAGGCCGCTCGGGTCGGAGGTGATGGTGAACGCCTCCGGGCGGACACCCAGCAGCACCTCGCGCAGGTTCTGCGAGCCGGCCGCGTCGAGGATGTTCTTCGGCAGCGGCACACTGAGCGACCCCAGCTGCGCGCCGCCGTTGGCCAGCGGCACCTTGTTGAGGTTCATCGCCGGTGAGCCGATGAAGCCGGCCACGAAGGCGTTGTTGGGGCTGTCGTACAGCTCGCGCGGGGTGGCGCACTGCTGCAGCAGACCGTCGCGGAGTACGGCGACGCGGTGCCCCATCGTCATGGCCTCGGTCTGGTCGTGGGTGACGTAGACCGTGGTGGTGCCGAGCCGGGCCTGCAGCGCGGCGATGTTGGAACGGGTCTCGACCCGGAGCTTGGCGTCGAGGTTGGACAGCGGCTCGTCCATCAGGAAGACGCTCGGCTCGCGGACGATCGCCCGGCCCATCGCGACCCGCTGCCGCTGGCCACCGGAGAGGGCCTTGGGCTTGCGGTCGAGGTAGGCCTCGAGGTCGAGCAGCTTCGCGGCCTCGCGCACCCGCTGCGCACGGTCGGCCTTGGAGACGCCCTTCAACTTGAGCGCGAAGCCCATGTTGTCGGCCACGCTCATGTGCGGGTAGAGCGCGTAGTTCTGGAAGACCATGGCGATATCACGGT contains the following coding sequences:
- a CDS encoding VOC family protein; translation: MSERSSYVAGTPSWVDETVPDLEAAKAFYSGLFGWECETGPEEFGFYTLCRKGGRNVAGLMPEMPDSSAPPMWNTYLATDDADATAAAAKAGGATVVAEPMDVGEQGRMFFALDPTGAGIGFWQARQHTGAQRVNEPGALSWNELLTRDTAAAETFYRSLFPYEFEPMGDGEGGFDYSVLKLGDSMVGGRMPMPEMVPAEVPSYWLPYFGVEDTDASLAWAVEHGASVQRPAADSPYGRMAVLSDPFGASFAIISMAADGGQSS
- the rlmB gene encoding 23S rRNA (guanosine(2251)-2'-O)-methyltransferase RlmB, whose product is MAGNSRRRGARRAPGSKKGAVAGSGGQGRKRLHGKGPTPPAEERPGHPAQRRAKAAGAGGGQRVKDGPELLVGRNPVVEALRARVPATALYVALGVEVDERVAEAVRRAGDRGVPILEVSRPELDRLTGGVLHQGIGLQVPPFDYAHPDDLLARAQQAVEPALLVALDGVTDPRNLGAVVRSAAAFGAHGVVIPERRAAGMTATAWRTSAGAAARLPVARATNLARALSGFAKAGVLLVGLAADGETSLDGLDAAVDPICLVVGSEGRGLSRLVGETCDLRVSIPIASGTESLNAGVAASVGLAEVARRRRAG
- the ugpC gene encoding sn-glycerol-3-phosphate ABC transporter ATP-binding protein UgpC produces the protein MAEVAYVNASRIYPGNPTPAVNELSLDISDGEFMVLVGPSGSGKTTALRMLAGLEDIDQGEVQIAGKDVSNKPPKDRDIAMVFQNYALYPHMSVADNMGFALKLKGVSKADRAQRVREAAKLLDLEAYLDRKPKALSGGQRQRVAMGRAIVREPSVFLMDEPLSNLDAKLRVETRSNIAALQARLGTTTVYVTHDQTEAMTMGHRVAVLRDGLLQQCATPRELYDSPNNAFVAGFIGSPAMNLNKVPLANGGAQLGSLSVPLPKNILDAAGSQNLREVLLGVRPEAFTITSDPSGLPLKVDLVEELGADAYLYGTTDLGDEEKFVVRVDGRVPPQMGSTVRLAVGDEELHVFNPESGERLN